One stretch of Chryseobacterium indologenes DNA includes these proteins:
- the sul2 gene encoding sulfonamide-resistant dihydropteroate synthase Sul2 — MFGIVNITSDSFSDGGRYLAPDAAIAQARKLMAEGADVIDLGPASSNPDAAPVSSDTEIARIAPVLDALKADGIPVSLDSYQPATQAYALSRGVAYLNDIRGFPDAAFYPQLAKSSAKLVVMHSVQDGQADRREAPAGDIMDHIAAFFDARIAALTGAGIKRNRLVLDPGMGFFLGAAPETSLSVLARFDELRLRFDLPVLLSVSRKSFLRALTGRGPGDVGAATLAAELAAAAGGADFIRTHEPRPLRDGLAVLAALKETARIR; from the coding sequence ATTTTCGGCATCGTCAACATAACCTCGGACAGTTTCTCCGATGGAGGCCGGTATCTGGCGCCAGACGCAGCCATTGCGCAGGCGCGTAAGCTGATGGCCGAGGGGGCAGATGTGATCGACCTCGGTCCGGCATCCAGCAATCCCGACGCCGCGCCTGTTTCGTCCGACACAGAAATCGCGCGTATCGCGCCGGTGCTGGACGCGCTCAAGGCAGATGGCATTCCCGTCTCGCTCGACAGTTATCAACCCGCGACGCAAGCCTATGCCTTGTCGCGTGGTGTGGCCTATCTCAATGATATTCGCGGTTTTCCAGACGCTGCGTTCTATCCGCAATTGGCGAAATCATCTGCCAAACTCGTCGTTATGCATTCGGTGCAAGACGGGCAGGCAGATCGGCGCGAGGCACCCGCTGGCGACATCATGGATCACATTGCGGCGTTCTTTGACGCGCGCATCGCGGCGCTGACGGGTGCCGGTATCAAACGCAACCGCCTTGTCCTTGATCCCGGCATGGGGTTTTTTCTGGGGGCTGCTCCCGAAACCTCGCTCTCGGTGCTGGCGCGGTTCGATGAATTGCGGCTGCGCTTCGATTTGCCGGTGCTTCTGTCTGTTTCGCGCAAATCCTTTCTGCGCGCGCTCACAGGCCGTGGTCCGGGGGATGTCGGGGCCGCGACACTCGCTGCAGAGCTTGCCGCCGCCGCAGGTGGAGCTGACTTCATCCGCACACACGAGCCGCGCCCCTTGCGCGACGGGCTGGCGGTATTGGCGGCGCTGAAAGAAACCGCAAGAATTCGTTAA
- a CDS encoding IS110 family transposase codes for MKNYRTYIGIDVAKLTLDYCIVKEDPQLEQGQILNTQKSVDKFLKTLKKTGCQMNETLFVFENTGIYSSLLALVLSENSLDYAQVPALEIKRSLGITRGKSDKVDAKEIAHYAKRNTDKIALSTLPELSLQQLKIVFAEREKTVAAIKTFERTKENEMFLTKEVFNSVKAINNQTVKHLKKQLVMLDEKIRTLIREDENLYGQQQLLKSIPGIGDITSVYILMATKGFTAFTSGRKFACYSGVAPFEHSSGTSIKGKTRVSHLADKKMKTLLHMASLTAIKYDPELKDYYNRKKAEGKHTMLVLNNIKCKMVYRIFAVIQRKSNFVNLHKFAA; via the coding sequence ATGAAAAATTACAGAACTTACATCGGAATTGATGTAGCAAAATTAACCCTCGATTATTGCATCGTAAAAGAAGATCCACAGCTCGAACAGGGTCAGATACTGAACACTCAAAAATCGGTCGATAAGTTTTTAAAAACATTGAAAAAAACCGGCTGCCAGATGAATGAGACTCTTTTCGTCTTCGAAAACACCGGCATTTATTCCTCGCTGCTTGCGTTGGTTTTAAGCGAAAACAGCCTGGATTACGCCCAGGTTCCTGCTCTGGAAATCAAACGTTCTCTGGGGATTACCCGTGGCAAAAGCGATAAGGTAGATGCGAAAGAGATTGCTCATTATGCCAAACGAAACACGGATAAAATCGCGCTTTCCACCCTTCCTGAGCTCAGTCTGCAGCAACTGAAAATAGTGTTTGCCGAGCGTGAAAAAACCGTGGCAGCCATTAAAACATTTGAAAGAACAAAGGAAAACGAAATGTTCCTGACAAAAGAGGTTTTCAACAGCGTAAAAGCAATTAATAACCAAACGGTAAAACACCTGAAAAAACAACTTGTAATGTTGGATGAGAAGATCAGAACACTGATTCGGGAAGACGAAAACCTGTACGGACAGCAGCAACTTCTAAAAAGCATTCCGGGTATCGGGGATATTACTTCGGTTTATATCTTAATGGCGACAAAAGGATTTACGGCATTTACAAGCGGACGAAAATTTGCGTGTTATTCAGGTGTGGCGCCCTTCGAGCATTCTTCCGGCACAAGTATTAAAGGAAAAACCAGAGTCAGTCACCTGGCGGATAAAAAAATGAAAACACTGCTGCACATGGCCTCTCTTACGGCAATAAAATACGATCCGGAACTCAAGGACTATTACAACAGGAAAAAAGCAGAAGGAAAGCATACTATGCTGGTCTTAAACAACATAAAATGTAAAATGGTGTACAGAATCTTTGCCGTCATCCAACGGAAATCAAACTTTGTGAACCTGCATAAATTTGCAGCTTAA
- a CDS encoding carboxypeptidase-like regulatory domain-containing protein, with product MSKLFKFLAIIFCGILNAQTINGKIISKENNSAIPFARIGIENENFGAIADEKGNYSIDLTNVDQNKNITVQVGGFENFSQSVQNFISGNHIISLNEKVVDIQEVKLNPKRYSEKNWGTNAKTKKVQFGFNPARTKEDKSKEFGVYFNNNKKLKIQKININIVNLKTDKPLLISFNVYSEKNGLPDNSLLSENLTVQLTEADIKAGTFTFDISKRNVWISKQNFFVSMQVINNFDGWIYLSGALFKTVYYRSYYDRWEKRTIAQPSLNIDVKIEK from the coding sequence ATGAGTAAACTATTTAAATTTTTAGCAATAATTTTTTGTGGTATTTTAAATGCCCAAACAATAAATGGTAAGATTATTTCGAAAGAAAACAATAGCGCAATTCCTTTTGCTAGAATAGGAATTGAAAATGAAAATTTTGGAGCAATTGCTGACGAAAAAGGTAATTATTCAATTGACTTGACAAATGTTGATCAGAATAAAAATATTACAGTGCAAGTTGGAGGATTTGAAAATTTTTCTCAATCAGTTCAAAATTTTATAAGTGGAAATCACATAATTTCTCTTAACGAAAAAGTAGTAGATATTCAAGAAGTTAAATTAAATCCAAAAAGATATTCCGAAAAAAACTGGGGAACTAATGCAAAAACCAAAAAAGTACAATTTGGTTTTAATCCTGCAAGAACCAAAGAAGATAAATCTAAAGAATTTGGTGTTTATTTTAATAATAACAAAAAATTAAAAATTCAAAAGATCAATATTAATATTGTAAATTTGAAAACTGATAAACCTCTTTTGATAAGTTTCAATGTATATTCAGAAAAAAATGGACTTCCTGACAATTCTTTGTTAAGTGAAAATCTAACAGTACAATTAACAGAAGCCGACATAAAAGCAGGGACATTTACCTTTGATATATCTAAAAGAAATGTATGGATTTCTAAACAAAATTTCTTTGTATCAATGCAAGTAATAAATAATTTTGATGGATGGATTTATTTGAGTGGAGCATTATTCAAAACCGTTTATTATAGGAGCTATTATGACAGATGGGAAAAGAGAACAATTGCTCAACCCTCATTGAATATTGATGTGAAAATAGAAAAATAA
- a CDS encoding single-stranded DNA-binding protein: protein MNTIVGRITKNAEINTLKNDKQVVNFSVAPND from the coding sequence ATGAACACAATCGTAGGTAGAATTACCAAAAATGCAGAAATCAACACCTTGAAAAACGATAAACAGGTCGTAAACTTTTCGGTAGCACCCAATGACTAA
- a CDS encoding toprim domain-containing protein, with the protein MNCEKVKQNVGIRAVLESFGLFPVKENPKTAFYFALDREEKIPSLAVDFVKNKAFDFGNGKSYDVISIVQQIKKCSVSEALKCLSTLDFRVQNEIKYHETTGQTCNQILEIKEIQHPALIQYLKSRRVFEQKHRVKEIHYELKGRKYFGIGFQNKSGGFEIRNPQSKICLGKKDVTLIVNDNNLKNEILIFEGFFDYLTYRNLDKSDNSNCDYLTLNSTAMFFKVEEKLKQYEKISLFLDNDKNGKSVKLKIKSQYKNVEDCSLIYHNFKDLNEWFCNI; encoded by the coding sequence ATGAATTGCGAAAAAGTCAAGCAAAACGTCGGAATTCGGGCGGTTTTGGAGTCGTTCGGGCTGTTTCCGGTCAAAGAAAATCCGAAAACTGCGTTTTATTTTGCGTTGGACCGGGAGGAAAAAATTCCAAGTCTGGCGGTCGATTTTGTCAAAAACAAGGCGTTCGATTTTGGAAATGGAAAAAGTTACGATGTGATTTCAATTGTCCAACAGATAAAGAAATGTTCCGTTTCAGAAGCATTGAAATGCCTTTCAACATTGGATTTTAGAGTTCAAAATGAAATAAAATATCACGAAACTACTGGTCAAACATGCAATCAGATTTTAGAAATCAAAGAAATCCAGCATCCTGCATTAATTCAGTATCTGAAGTCCCGAAGAGTTTTTGAGCAAAAGCATAGGGTTAAGGAAATTCACTACGAATTGAAAGGAAGAAAATATTTCGGAATTGGATTTCAGAATAAGTCCGGAGGTTTTGAGATTCGCAATCCACAGTCAAAAATATGTTTGGGAAAAAAGGATGTGACGTTGATTGTTAATGATAACAATCTCAAGAACGAGATTCTCATATTTGAGGGCTTTTTCGATTATCTGACCTACCGAAATTTAGACAAATCAGATAATTCAAACTGTGATTACTTGACTTTAAATTCAACTGCAATGTTTTTCAAGGTGGAAGAAAAACTGAAACAATATGAGAAAATTTCACTTTTTCTAGACAATGATAAGAATGGGAAATCGGTTAAATTAAAAATTAAAAGTCAATACAAAAATGTAGAGGATTGCTCTTTAATTTATCATAATTTTAAGGACTTGAACGAGTGGTTTTGTAATATTTGA
- a CDS encoding DUF3853 family protein, with protein MENITPQTPLCNLTVKEFLEISKNLNSENMYEYGLKGLAKILGCSISKASKIKSSGILDEAIIQKGNIIIIDKKKAIELFASS; from the coding sequence ATGGAAAACATAACCCCACAAACACCTCTTTGCAATCTGACCGTAAAAGAATTTTTAGAGATATCTAAAAATTTAAATTCTGAAAATATGTATGAATACGGTTTAAAAGGTTTGGCAAAAATTCTGGGCTGTTCCATTTCAAAAGCATCCAAGATTAAATCTTCAGGAATTTTGGATGAAGCCATCATTCAGAAAGGAAACATCATCATCATCGACAAGAAAAAGGCTATAGAACTTTTTGCAAGCAGTTAG
- a CDS encoding DUF3853 family protein has protein sequence MEDYNRPIWQLTIGEFVEILDARKQESSENPTQEKVFNEKYVYGLSGLARILGCSKNHAGKLKSKGIFDEAIIQNGRKIIIDSEKALELFKDNS, from the coding sequence ATGGAAGATTATAATAGACCAATTTGGCAATTGACCATAGGAGAATTTGTGGAAATTTTAGATGCCAGAAAACAAGAATCATCAGAAAACCCCACACAAGAAAAGGTATTTAATGAAAAGTATGTTTACGGTCTTTCTGGATTAGCAAGAATATTGGGATGCTCTAAAAATCATGCAGGAAAATTGAAAAGTAAGGGAATTTTTGATGAAGCCATCATTCAAAATGGGAGAAAAATTATCATTGATTCGGAAAAAGCATTAGAACTTTTTAAAGATAACAGCTGA
- a CDS encoding site-specific integrase, with product MNIKYHAQFLLDREKDNPTAKLRYRIKWDGNIVAFNLGYRVEVQKWSTETQRCKANTTHGNKKVSASVINRKIQLFESACERTFQKYEIDGVIPNQDQFRELFNVEIGRTPKEELKPEKSFFEVYDVFVNEESINSQWNFRTLQKMKTQKKVLEEFDKEISFEKFNEQYFTSYQKFLESRNHKNSTIAKEIAAVKWFLKWAKKKRYTINTDFELFKPKIKNVQKKIIFLNKTELKKFCDYEIPKDKAYLEKIRDIFLFQCFTGLRYSDVYNLKKSDIKESYIEITTLKTSDNLIIELNNRSREILEKYSDEKFCQNKALPVISNQKMNDYLKELAELAEIDELVTQTYFKGNERIEEVSPKYSLISTHAGRRTFVCNALSLGIPPQVVMKWTGHSDYKAMKPYIDIADEIKATAMEKFDSF from the coding sequence ATGAATATAAAGTATCATGCTCAATTTCTTCTTGATAGGGAAAAAGACAACCCTACTGCAAAACTGCGATATCGCATTAAGTGGGATGGCAACATTGTGGCTTTCAATTTGGGATATAGAGTAGAAGTACAAAAATGGAGCACAGAAACACAACGCTGTAAAGCAAATACAACTCACGGGAACAAAAAAGTCTCGGCAAGTGTTATAAATAGAAAGATACAGTTATTTGAATCAGCTTGTGAGAGAACTTTTCAGAAATACGAAATTGATGGTGTGATACCTAACCAAGACCAGTTTAGGGAATTGTTTAATGTTGAGATTGGAAGAACGCCCAAGGAAGAACTGAAACCTGAAAAGAGTTTTTTTGAGGTATATGATGTGTTTGTTAATGAAGAATCAATTAACAGTCAATGGAATTTCAGGACTCTTCAAAAAATGAAAACTCAGAAAAAAGTATTGGAAGAATTTGATAAAGAAATTTCATTTGAGAAATTTAATGAACAATATTTTACAAGTTATCAAAAGTTTTTAGAGTCAAGAAATCATAAAAACTCAACCATTGCGAAAGAAATTGCCGCCGTAAAATGGTTTCTAAAATGGGCTAAAAAGAAAAGATATACGATTAATACGGATTTTGAGTTATTTAAACCAAAAATAAAAAATGTTCAAAAGAAAATTATCTTTTTGAACAAAACGGAACTTAAAAAATTTTGTGATTACGAAATTCCAAAAGATAAGGCTTATCTAGAGAAAATTAGAGATATATTCCTTTTTCAATGTTTTACAGGATTAAGATACTCGGATGTTTATAACTTGAAAAAATCTGATATAAAAGAAAGTTATATTGAGATTACAACACTAAAGACTTCTGACAATCTCATTATTGAGCTTAACAATAGAAGTCGTGAAATTTTAGAAAAATATAGTGATGAAAAATTTTGTCAAAATAAAGCTCTCCCTGTTATAAGTAATCAAAAAATGAACGATTATTTAAAGGAGTTAGCTGAACTAGCAGAAATTGACGAACTGGTTACGCAGACTTATTTTAAAGGAAATGAAAGGATTGAAGAAGTTTCTCCCAAATATTCACTTATTAGTACTCATGCAGGAAGGAGAACCTTTGTTTGCAATGCTTTGTCTTTGGGAATTCCACCTCAAGTGGTTATGAAATGGACAGGACATAGTGATTATAAGGCAATGAAACCATATATTGATATTGCTGATGAAATAAAAGCAACAGCTATGGAGAAGTTTGATTCTTTTTAA